A genomic region of Homalodisca vitripennis isolate AUS2020 chromosome 5, UT_GWSS_2.1, whole genome shotgun sequence contains the following coding sequences:
- the LOC124363131 gene encoding yrdC domain-containing protein, mitochondrial-like codes for MSHPGLTFAVSLALVLPLASAGQVQKIEWNVVKLGGKDRANVNVLVALDTLREGKVVGLPTDTVYGFVADATRPRPIQRLYNISGWQYFHQPITIALDELQQVSMYADIDHLDRSMLSQLLPGRVTVVLRRRSGVLPHLNPSTDLIPIRVPGKKEKIFIRKLTHQLERPLALVGARKVGRPHSICIDDFEDIRLRAYVVYDGGKMERKKM; via the exons ATGTCACATCCTGGTCTGACCTTCGCTGTCTCTTTGGCCCTAGTACTACCCCTAGCGTCTGCCGGACAAGTTCAGAAGATCGAATGGAACGTGGTAAAGTTGGGCGGCAAGGATAGAGCAAACGTCAACGTGCTGGTGGCCCTGGACACTCTGAGGGAAGGCAAGGTCGTGGGCCTGCCCACGGATACAGTGTACGGCTTCGTGGCCGACGCTACCCGCCCTAGGCCCATCCAGAGGCTCTACAACATCTCAG GATGGCAGTACTTTCATCAACCTATAACCATCGCTTTGGATGAGCTTCAGCAAGTGTCCATGTATGCAGACATCGACCACTTGGACCGCAGCATGCTGAGTCAGCTGCTGCCCGGCAGAGTCACTGTGGTGCTGAGACGGCGGAGCGGAGTACTGCCCCATCTCAACCCGTCCACAGATCTTATCCCCATCCGCGTTCCGGGCAAGAAGGAAAAGATCTTCATCAGGAAGCTGACCCACCAGTTGGAGAGGCCCCTGGCTCTAGTGGGGGCCAGGAAGGTGGGCCGTCCTCATAGTATCTGCATAGACGACTTCGAGGACATCAGGCTGAGAGCGTACGTGGTGTACGACGGTGGCAAAATGGAGAGGAAGAAGATGTAG